From Arthrobacter sp. FW306-2-2C-D06B, a single genomic window includes:
- a CDS encoding YybH family protein produces MEILDREILVDELTAVMRGYEAANNTHDIERVLPYIAEDASYWFSDGSHEGHEQVRSAIEATFRAIQDERYLVDELTWVLVQANGAVCRYRFSWTGIVDGQPRSGAGRGTNVFVRRHEGWQIVHEQLTAD; encoded by the coding sequence ATGGAAATTCTTGACCGTGAGATCCTCGTCGATGAACTCACGGCTGTCATGCGCGGGTATGAGGCGGCCAACAACACTCATGACATCGAGCGGGTCCTGCCGTACATCGCCGAGGACGCTTCCTATTGGTTTTCAGACGGATCTCACGAGGGCCACGAGCAGGTCCGGTCAGCTATCGAGGCGACCTTCCGCGCAATTCAGGACGAACGGTACCTCGTCGACGAACTGACGTGGGTGTTGGTGCAGGCGAATGGCGCCGTTTGCCGCTACCGATTCTCTTGGACGGGAATCGTCGATGGTCAGCCACGCTCCGGGGCAGGACGCGGCACCAACGTATTCGTGCGCAGACACGAAGGCTGGCAGATTGTCCACGAACAACTGACGGCCGATTAG
- a CDS encoding tyrosine-protein phosphatase — MDGLVSGRDLGGRQRAYGALTPRGVFVRSENVDWITGNRWQQIHVAGIRTVVDLPVTATTPNLGSRSCGGNTAQQPKARSGMRWQISIPKPCSTPQRSQTGTGRPVHLAWRGNQTLKPGGIAWACSFGGQDLQLSGDPSRRAIGFQRAALVSTSEAA; from the coding sequence GTGGACGGGCTGGTCAGCGGACGCGACCTTGGTGGTCGACAGCGAGCGTATGGCGCCCTTACGCCGCGAGGTGTCTTCGTCCGGAGCGAGAACGTCGATTGGATCACCGGGAACCGATGGCAGCAGATACACGTTGCCGGGATCCGCACCGTGGTCGACCTTCCGGTAACCGCAACAACGCCGAACCTTGGCTCAAGGAGCTGTGGCGGCAACACGGCACAACAACCGAAGGCGCGTTCCGGGATGCGTTGGCAAATTTCGATCCCGAAACCTTGCTCGACACCGCAGCGCTCACAGACGGGGACCGGGAGGCCTGTTCACCTGGCGTGGCGCGGCAACCAGACCCTCAAACCCGGCGGGATAGCGTGGGCGTGCAGTTTTGGCGGTCAAGATTTGCAGCTATCAGGCGACCCTTCAAGAAGGGCAATCGGCTTCCAGCGCGCAGCTCTTGTAAGCACCTCGGAGGCCGCCTAA